In a single window of the Deltaproteobacteria bacterium genome:
- a CDS encoding YbaK/EbsC family protein translates to MPILMKLRDFLDSNSVRYEVASHRQAFTAQEVAAAEHVPGIEVAKVVMLRSGGDFVMVVLPAPYHVDLARARELLGKPDLRLAAEQEFAPLFPKCEAGAMPPFGNLFNVPVWVDEALARDDEIVFNAGTHTQTVRMKYADFARLVAPQVGALALKH, encoded by the coding sequence ATGCCGATCCTTATGAAGTTGCGCGACTTCCTAGACAGTAACAGCGTTCGCTACGAGGTAGCCTCACACCGGCAAGCCTTTACCGCCCAGGAGGTGGCGGCGGCCGAGCACGTGCCCGGCATCGAGGTGGCCAAGGTGGTCATGCTCCGGAGCGGCGGGGACTTCGTGATGGTGGTGCTGCCGGCGCCCTATCACGTAGACCTGGCGCGTGCCCGGGAGTTGCTGGGGAAGCCCGACCTGCGGCTGGCGGCGGAGCAAGAATTCGCCCCGCTGTTTCCAAAGTGCGAAGCTGGTGCCATGCCCCCGTTCGGTAACCTCTTCAACGTTCCGGTCTGGGTGGACGAGGCGCTGGCAAGGGACGACGAGATCGTCTTCAACGCTGGCACGCATACCCAAACGGTGCGAATGAAGTACGCTGACTTCGCGCGCCTGGTCGCGCCGCAGGTGGGTGCGCTGGCGTTGAAGCACTAG